CGTCAGGCGCAGGTAGACCTTCTCCCCTGGGGCCAGGGGCTTGGGCTCGGAAACGAACTCCTCGGCGCTGAAGACCCCCCTTTCCGAGGAGAAGACGATCTCGTAAGGGGTCTCAAACTGCCAAAGCGGCCTAAGCCCCATGGCGTCAGTGGCAAAGACGGCCTCGTCCTGGTGGCGGCTCACGATGGCCGCAGGGCCCTGGGCCAGGGGGCCAAAGCGCTGCCTCAGGGCCAGGTAGAGGTCCTGCAGCTCCTCCGGCAGGCCCTTGATCTCCCCCAAAACGGGGGGAAAGACCAGGTCCATGGCCTCGGGCAGGGAGAGGCCGAAGCGGTAGAGAAGCCCCTCCAGCATGCGGTTGAGGTCCTGGGAGTCCGAGCCCCCGGTGCGGGGGATGCCCAGGAAGTCCATCTCCCGCCTCAGGCGCTCTATGGTGTTGATTTCGCCGTTGTGGCCGAGGAGGCCGAAGGGCTGGACCTGCTCAAAGGTGGAGAGGGTGTTGGTGGAGTAGCGGTTATGGCCGATGGCCATGGCGCTCTTGAACTCGGGGCGGGAAAGCTCGGGGTAGTAGCGCTTTAATAGTTCGGCCGAGCCCCGCACCTTGTAGACCACGGTGTGGGTGGATAGGGAGACCACGTGCACGGGGAACTGGGCCTCGAGCCTTAGGCCAAGCTCCCAAAGCGGGGCGTCCCCGTCGGGGGAAAGGCCCGCCACCTGGACAAAGAGGGGCTCGGTCCGCCGCCCCACCGGCCCCAGGACCTCAGAGTTCACCTCCCCCAGGCGGAAGAGGAGGGGGCGGACCGAAAGCCGCCCCCCCTCCTGGCGGAAGAGCGCCTCAAATTGCCCTAGCCGCTCCCCCTCCTTCTTGGGGAGGAAAAAGTGCCCTACGAAGAACCGGGGATTCTGGGCCAAGCCCGGGTCCAGCCCCGCCCGTTCCAAAAGGCCCGCCCAAAGCTCCCTGGGGATATCGGTCTGGATTCCCGTCCCGTCCCCCTCCCCCCGGATGGCCCCCGCGCGGTGGGCCATTCTGTAGAGACTTTCCAGGGTACGCCGCACGATGCGGTGAGAGGGCTTGCCGCTTTTCTCCGCCATGGCGATGATGCCGCAGGCGTCCTGGCCGAGGGGAATATCCGGATAGGCTTCCTTCCAGGTCATCTTTGGGCTCCTTCTTCGCCGTGGGATTGGGTTTAGGCAAAGAAATGCACGTTGTTCCTCGGATTATACAAGCCCCGGGGGAAAGGGTCAAGGATGACAGCCTGCCTTACGAGGCCCTCCAACGGGGGCTTCACCGGCCGGGTTTGCGGCGGCGGACGAGGTGGGAAAAGACCTAGGAGATCGTGGGGCAGAGCCTAGCCCAGTGGGATGGGAAGCGGCTCGGGCCCTCGGGCCTCGAGGGCTTGGGCTTCCCGGGCGGAAAGCCGAGGGCCTCTAGGCCCCGAACCCCCTCCCTGGAAGCCCTAGGACGAGCTCGAGGGAAACACCCCCGGCTACGCCACCGGGGGATAAAGCATTGCGCTTTAGGCGTGGTGGGCCGTGCAGGATTCGAACCTGCGACCTACCGATTAAAAGTCGGTTGCTCTGCCAGCTGAGCTAACGGCCCAAAGCCCTTGCGATTATAGGCGAAACCCCGGGGCTTGTCCAGCACGGGGAACCGGGGTCCTGGGCCAGCAGTGGCTTTGGAGCTACCGCTACCCCGGTCCGGACGGGAAGCTGGGCGTCACGGACACGGCCCGGGTCTCCCCCGCTAACCCCTTTGGCCTGGACCCGAAGGACCCTGCGGCCCGGGACGACGTGGTGGTGGTGGGGGGCCCCTCCGCCTTCCCCTAGGGGTGCCCGTCCGGCTTTTGCTCCGGGCTAACGACGTCATCCACGACTTCTACGTGCCCGAGTTCCGGATCAAGATGGACGCGGTCCCGGGGAAAATAGGGGCATGCGGGCCGTGGTCCTTAAGGAGGTGGGCAGGCCCCTGGCCCTCGAGGACCGCCCCCTCCCCACCCCGGGGCCCGGGGAGGTCCTCCTCCGGGTGGAGGCCTGCGGGGTCTGCCGCACCGACCAGCACATCGCCGACGGCGAGCTCCCCCCGCCCCGCCTGCCCCTCGTCCTCGGCCACCAGATCGTGGGCCGGGTGGCGGCCTTGGGAGAGGGGGTGGAAGGGATCCCCCTGGGGGCGAGGCTCGGCGTGGGGTGGCTCTCGGGGGCCTGCGGCCGGTGCAAGTACTGCCGGCGGGGCCAGGAAAACCTGTGCCGGGAAGCGGTCTTCACCGGGTACCACCGGGACGGGGGCTTCGCGGAGTACGCGGTGGTGCGGGCGGCCTACGCCTACCCCCTCCCCGAAGCGGCCCCTCCGGAGGGCCTGGCCCCGTGGCTCTGCGCCGGGCTCATCGGCTACCGGGCCTACCGCCTGGTGCGGGACCGGGAGGTCCTCGGCTTCTACGGCTTTGGGGCCGCGGCCCACCTCCTCCTCCAGGTGGCCCGGCACGAGGGCAAGAGGGTCTACGCCTTCGTGCGCCCGGGGGACGAGGCGGCCAAGGCCTTCGCCCTGGCGCTCGGGGCGGCCTGGGCGGGGGACTCCACGGAACCTCCCCCAGAGCCCCTCGAGGGGGCCA
Above is a window of Thermus islandicus DSM 21543 DNA encoding:
- a CDS encoding zinc-binding alcohol dehydrogenase family protein; translated protein: MRAVVLKEVGRPLALEDRPLPTPGPGEVLLRVEACGVCRTDQHIADGELPPPRLPLVLGHQIVGRVAALGEGVEGIPLGARLGVGWLSGACGRCKYCRRGQENLCREAVFTGYHRDGGFAEYAVVRAAYAYPLPEAAPPEGLAPWLCAGLIGYRAYRLVRDREVLGFYGFGAAAHLLLQVARHEGKRVYAFVRPGDEAAKAFALALGAAWAGDSTEPPPEPLEGAILFAPVGALVPKALSDLEPGGVAVLAGIHMSPIPEMPYRLLWEERVLRSVANLTREDARAFLEIAPKVPVRAEVEALPLEEAERALEALRRGRARGALVLVP